One part of the Paenibacillus silvisoli genome encodes these proteins:
- a CDS encoding response regulator produces the protein MIKDLVVNAAFMTLITFFSSRLFMNNRRYNDWRHRLALGLLQGVFGCILVYYGVHLDASVIIDLRYVPVLVACYFGGLPAAAIAGAIVILYRVSVSPFGPASLTAIITMALFVLGIGLTMSYFKTFWRQWVASTSLIAVILLGAGRLIINLPFQMLVTISLFNMIGGIAIAYLLSYLLRTDRLEQQNRSATKELHQLLHLQSGLTAKIIRDSQGHYRYTLIEGQLLHKQGWADVNMAGKRLNELEGMTPAYFELVSGYFGRAFAGEKVTYEMVYNGFRTFNTLEPVVVQGRVTEIILSSTDITDWKQAEEQLRESEERYRTIVEHSNDMIIAFNRDGKILSANAKVAETLQRGMEGIIGKRLDELAQLRQAESWEEQFCQFAELNAMKRFELDLYFGEQAMRCYSVTLMPMTLKGELRMKATFHDLTDWKLKREADGANKAKSQFLAQMSHEIRTPLTAILGLNYLLQRTALTPVQTDYVSKSILSTRSLLTIIDEILDFSKIEANKVVLEQIDFDLYGVIHDLSGIVAVKAHEKKLKLRFAVDHRVPQMLKGDPLRLKQVLLNLINNALKFTHLGEVAVSIELAGRDEHTVKLLAAVKDTGIGISADQRQKLFQQFTQADMSTTREYGGTGLGLAISQRFVQLMNGTLDVDSAPGAGSRFYFTAEFRQAETPALRPGRELPVSFPRVLLVCGNPNMRKVLRSQLELFTCIVSLASSEQEALYHLTVHNRYDLTLVDWKLANGDPVRLTERIESELAHKAGVVAFTSAYHEAELQGGLPSSAAVGRVIYYPIGQSQLLDDMIALLQLSVSALETASTSALEEPAREAERAGKYAALQGISVLLVEDNVINQLVALELLKGMGMLVDVVDNGEEAVSRVRDKRYDAILMDLQMPVMDGYESTRLIRQIEHAKDIPIIAMTADAMKGVQEEVLEAGMDYYLTKPFDPAMIYTVLLGSMERVSRRESAAGRQE, from the coding sequence ATGATAAAAGATTTGGTTGTCAACGCGGCATTTATGACGTTAATCACCTTCTTTTCCAGCAGGCTGTTCATGAACAACAGACGCTACAACGATTGGCGGCACCGGCTCGCGCTCGGTCTGCTTCAAGGCGTCTTCGGCTGCATCCTTGTTTACTATGGCGTCCATCTGGATGCGAGCGTCATTATCGATTTACGCTATGTTCCCGTGCTTGTGGCCTGCTATTTCGGCGGCCTCCCCGCTGCCGCGATTGCCGGAGCCATAGTAATCCTCTACCGGGTTTCGGTTTCTCCGTTCGGGCCCGCCTCGCTGACCGCTATTATTACGATGGCCTTATTCGTGCTCGGTATCGGGCTGACGATGAGCTACTTCAAAACCTTCTGGCGCCAATGGGTCGCCTCCACCTCGCTAATTGCCGTCATTCTGCTCGGCGCAGGCCGGCTTATCATCAACCTGCCGTTTCAAATGCTGGTTACGATTAGTCTGTTCAATATGATCGGCGGGATCGCCATCGCTTATCTGCTCTCTTATTTGCTTCGCACCGACCGGCTGGAACAGCAGAACCGCTCCGCTACCAAGGAGCTGCATCAGCTGCTTCATCTGCAATCCGGCTTGACGGCCAAAATCATCCGCGACAGTCAAGGCCACTACCGATACACGCTCATCGAAGGGCAGCTGCTGCACAAGCAGGGCTGGGCGGACGTGAACATGGCGGGCAAGCGGCTGAACGAATTGGAAGGTATGACGCCGGCCTATTTTGAGCTGGTGTCGGGCTACTTCGGTCGTGCTTTCGCAGGCGAGAAGGTCACCTATGAGATGGTGTATAACGGATTTCGCACGTTTAATACGCTGGAGCCGGTTGTCGTGCAAGGGCGCGTGACGGAAATCATTCTCTCCAGCACCGACATTACGGATTGGAAGCAGGCCGAGGAGCAGCTGCGCGAAAGCGAGGAACGCTACCGGACGATCGTCGAGCATTCCAACGACATGATTATCGCTTTTAACCGGGACGGCAAAATCCTTTCCGCCAATGCCAAGGTGGCCGAGACGCTGCAGCGCGGGATGGAGGGCATCATAGGAAAGCGCCTGGACGAATTAGCGCAGCTTCGTCAGGCGGAGTCTTGGGAAGAGCAGTTCTGCCAATTCGCGGAGCTGAACGCGATGAAGCGGTTCGAGCTGGATCTCTACTTCGGCGAGCAGGCGATGCGGTGTTACTCCGTGACGCTGATGCCGATGACGCTGAAGGGCGAGCTGCGCATGAAGGCGACCTTCCACGATCTGACCGACTGGAAGCTCAAGCGGGAAGCGGATGGCGCGAACAAGGCCAAGAGCCAGTTTCTCGCTCAAATGAGCCATGAAATCCGCACGCCGCTCACGGCCATTCTCGGGCTTAACTACTTGCTGCAGCGCACGGCGCTTACGCCGGTTCAAACTGATTATGTAAGCAAATCGATTCTCTCGACGCGAAGCCTGCTCACGATCATCGACGAAATTTTGGATTTCTCGAAAATCGAGGCGAACAAGGTCGTGCTGGAGCAGATTGATTTTGACTTGTACGGGGTCATTCACGACCTTTCCGGCATCGTAGCGGTCAAGGCGCACGAGAAGAAGCTGAAGCTGCGCTTCGCGGTCGATCACCGCGTGCCTCAAATGCTGAAGGGCGATCCGCTGCGCCTGAAGCAGGTGCTGCTCAATCTGATCAACAACGCGCTGAAATTCACGCATCTAGGCGAGGTTGCCGTTTCGATCGAGCTCGCGGGACGGGATGAGCATACCGTGAAGCTGCTCGCGGCCGTGAAGGATACGGGCATCGGCATAAGCGCCGATCAGCGGCAGAAGCTGTTCCAGCAGTTCACCCAAGCGGATATGTCGACGACGCGGGAATATGGAGGAACGGGCTTGGGACTCGCGATCAGCCAGCGGTTCGTTCAGCTGATGAACGGGACGCTGGACGTGGATAGCGCGCCGGGCGCGGGCAGCCGGTTTTATTTTACGGCGGAGTTCAGGCAGGCGGAAACGCCGGCGCTGCGGCCGGGCAGGGAGCTGCCGGTATCGTTCCCGCGCGTGCTGCTGGTGTGCGGGAATCCGAACATGCGGAAGGTGCTGCGCAGCCAGCTGGAGCTGTTCACCTGCATCGTCAGTCTGGCATCGTCGGAACAGGAAGCGCTCTACCATCTAACGGTACATAACCGATATGATCTGACGCTGGTAGATTGGAAGCTTGCAAACGGCGATCCGGTGCGGCTGACGGAGCGGATCGAGAGCGAGCTGGCGCACAAGGCTGGAGTCGTGGCGTTTACGAGCGCATATCACGAGGCGGAGCTGCAAGGCGGCCTGCCGTCTTCGGCGGCGGTGGGGCGGGTCATCTACTACCCGATCGGCCAGTCGCAGCTGTTGGATGACATGATTGCGCTGCTCCAGCTTTCGGTTTCGGCATTGGAGACGGCATCGACGTCGGCGTTGGAGGAACCGGCGCGGGAAGCGGAGCGGGCCGGCAAGTATGCGGCGCTGCAAGGCATTTCCGTCCTGCTGGTCGAGGATAATGTCATCAATCAGCTGGTCGCCCTGGAGCTGCTCAAAGGGATGGGGATGCTCGTGGATGTCGTCGACAACGGCGAGGAAGCGGTCAGCCGCGTCCGCGACAAAAGGTATGACGCGATCTTGATGGATTTGCAAATGCCGGTTATGGATGGCTACGAATCGACGCGGCTGATCCGGCAAATCGAGCATGCGAAGGATATCCCGATCATCGCGATGACCGCGGACGCGATGAAGGGCGTCCAGGAAGAAGTGCTGGAGGCGGGGATGGATTATTATTTGACGAAGCCGTTTGATCCGGCCATGATTTATACGGTACTGCTGGGGTCGATGGAGCGGGTATCCCGGCGGGAATCGGCTGCGGGGCGCCAGGAATAA
- a CDS encoding class I SAM-dependent methyltransferase: MSTAEPVLGGRAKQPYTEQQLGQTELTPSFRVDLRSHKDKAYEKFIRVNTVKDWSQLTWDRVGKPFEVRTMSEARKQWERENAKPMDAKTSWQYFNKAFHEWFDKDLPSEISGAQSAFLRSLASFKPSEISAALGDAARHHLWNYVHRIQDGVWDPRGKRAMFEGLNVKRPRILFLGAAEGYEAMQLAALYPGAEVVLVDYDEYCKTVRHGEFPDSYPFLGPNEATGGAKVYYKPDFNIEYVVDDIRNLAFGKSFDIVLSVGLLEHFPDAYKPEAVDWHRKFLKDGGYAIFTTPRNQWKSRMFYVIMADIMNHTYRELMTVEQMGLYIYENGFDIIRHGYIKAHNAVIAQAR, translated from the coding sequence ATGAGTACAGCAGAGCCGGTTCTCGGCGGCCGCGCCAAGCAGCCGTATACCGAGCAGCAGCTAGGCCAGACGGAGCTGACGCCTTCCTTCCGCGTCGATCTTCGGTCCCATAAGGATAAGGCGTACGAGAAGTTCATCCGGGTGAACACGGTAAAAGATTGGTCGCAATTGACGTGGGACCGCGTCGGCAAGCCGTTCGAGGTCCGCACGATGTCGGAAGCCCGCAAGCAGTGGGAGCGGGAGAACGCGAAGCCGATGGATGCGAAGACGTCCTGGCAGTATTTTAACAAAGCATTTCACGAGTGGTTCGACAAAGATTTGCCGTCGGAGATCAGCGGCGCGCAATCGGCGTTTCTGCGAAGTCTCGCTTCGTTTAAACCGTCGGAGATCAGCGCTGCGCTCGGAGATGCGGCCCGCCATCATCTATGGAATTACGTGCACCGCATTCAGGACGGCGTCTGGGATCCAAGGGGCAAACGGGCGATGTTCGAAGGCTTGAACGTGAAGCGTCCTCGCATTCTGTTTCTCGGTGCGGCGGAGGGGTATGAGGCGATGCAGCTGGCGGCGCTCTATCCGGGAGCCGAGGTTGTGCTCGTCGACTATGACGAGTATTGCAAAACGGTGCGGCACGGCGAATTTCCCGATTCGTATCCGTTCCTTGGCCCAAACGAAGCGACCGGCGGGGCAAAGGTATACTACAAGCCCGACTTCAACATCGAGTACGTCGTCGACGATATTCGCAACCTCGCGTTCGGCAAAAGCTTCGATATCGTGCTGTCGGTCGGGCTGCTGGAGCATTTTCCGGATGCCTACAAGCCTGAGGCGGTCGACTGGCACCGCAAGTTTTTGAAGGACGGGGGCTACGCGATCTTCACCACGCCGCGCAATCAATGGAAGAGCCGCATGTTCTACGTCATTATGGCGGACATTATGAACCATACCTACCGGGAACTGATGACGGTGGAGCAAATGGGGCTGTACATTTACGAGAACGGATTCGATATTATCCGTCACGGATACATCAAGGCGCATAACGCCGTCATTGCGCAGGCAAGGTAA
- a CDS encoding aldehyde dehydrogenase, which translates to MVRVQELLERQQTWFQTGESRSYAYRLTQLKKLKQAVVEREAAILEALRSDLGKSEHEAYTLEIGPFYAEINFAIKHLRRWMKPKRVKTPMTHLGSRSWIMPEPLGSVLIVSPWNYPFNLTLTPLIGAIAAGNTAIIKPSELSVATAGIIEALISENFPPAFIAVVQGGADTSRELVALPFDHIFYTGGTEVGKLVMAAAAQHLTPVTLELGGKSPCIVHHDASIALAAKRIAFGKFLNSGQTCVAPDYLLVHRSVKDALLEALAQAVASFYGDEPLKHPDYGRIASRRHYDRLKSFLQDGKAAFGGGSDDEALRIAPTVLEDVAWSSPVMQEEIFGPILPVFAYEDLQEAIALVNARPKPLALYVFSRSEAVQRRLTSSLSFGGGCINDTMLHLGSPYLPFGGVGQSGTGSYHGEQSFLTFSHRKSVLKQTTAFDFPFRYPSFKNGVKIIRMLMKP; encoded by the coding sequence ATGGTACGTGTTCAAGAGCTGCTGGAGCGGCAGCAGACCTGGTTTCAAACGGGGGAAAGCCGCAGCTACGCTTATCGTTTAACGCAGCTAAAGAAATTGAAGCAAGCCGTAGTCGAGCGTGAAGCGGCCATTCTGGAGGCGCTCCGCTCCGATCTGGGGAAAAGCGAGCATGAAGCGTACACGCTGGAGATCGGCCCCTTCTACGCCGAAATCAACTTCGCCATCAAGCATCTTCGCAGGTGGATGAAGCCAAAACGGGTCAAAACGCCGATGACCCATCTGGGCAGCCGCAGCTGGATTATGCCGGAGCCGCTCGGCTCGGTGCTAATTGTTTCCCCTTGGAATTACCCGTTTAATTTAACGCTAACCCCATTAATCGGCGCGATCGCCGCCGGCAATACGGCAATCATAAAGCCTTCCGAGCTATCGGTTGCCACGGCCGGGATCATCGAAGCTCTCATCTCGGAAAATTTCCCTCCGGCCTTTATCGCCGTTGTCCAAGGCGGGGCGGATACGAGCCGGGAGCTGGTGGCGCTGCCGTTCGATCATATTTTCTACACCGGCGGCACCGAGGTCGGCAAGCTGGTGATGGCGGCGGCCGCGCAGCATTTGACGCCGGTTACGCTGGAGCTCGGCGGCAAATCGCCGTGCATCGTTCATCATGACGCTTCGATTGCGCTGGCGGCCAAGCGGATCGCCTTCGGCAAATTTCTGAACAGCGGGCAGACCTGCGTCGCTCCGGACTACTTGCTTGTGCACCGCAGCGTCAAAGACGCGCTGCTTGAGGCGCTCGCCCAAGCGGTTGCGTCCTTCTACGGCGACGAGCCGCTGAAGCATCCTGACTATGGGCGCATCGCCTCCCGCCGCCACTATGATCGGCTGAAATCGTTCCTTCAGGACGGCAAAGCCGCGTTCGGCGGCGGTTCGGACGACGAGGCGCTGCGCATCGCTCCGACGGTGCTCGAGGATGTCGCATGGAGCTCGCCGGTCATGCAGGAGGAAATCTTCGGGCCGATTCTGCCCGTGTTCGCGTACGAGGACCTGCAGGAGGCGATTGCGCTCGTGAATGCGCGGCCGAAGCCGCTGGCGCTGTATGTCTTTAGCCGAAGCGAGGCGGTGCAGCGCCGATTGACGTCGAGTCTTTCCTTCGGCGGCGGCTGCATCAACGATACGATGCTGCATCTCGGCTCGCCGTATTTGCCGTTCGGCGGCGTCGGGCAGAGCGGCACCGGCAGCTACCACGGCGAGCAAAGCTTCCTGACGTTCTCGCATCGCAAGAGCGTGCTGAAGCAGACGACGGCGTTCGATTTTCCGTTCCGGTATCCGTCCTTTAAGAATGGCGTCAAAATCATCCGCATGCTGATGAAGCCGTAG